A window from Lytechinus pictus isolate F3 Inbred chromosome 9, Lp3.0, whole genome shotgun sequence encodes these proteins:
- the LOC129268098 gene encoding uncharacterized protein LOC129268098 produces MRGLGPGSGYEMPIAPRPDAYSQVNSPGFHVLGDSHQPPAPVEGAMLRICRNLQNLRREFDSRKIGCHPSSSVGGTPGTSTTNESQDTSNHSSMIHQSSPWATAANMASPLASSMSPVGQQPQMPGQNPINSCMAPQSTLPSFMGVPAHQMNNTGVMNPMSNMTSMTSMPTSMPPSSGTAPVSSPSSNFMSSVGGLNAAAYNGQYTDMHPTVEGVGGVDRRTNSIAALRLRAKEHSSVMGMMNGYS; encoded by the exons ATGAGGGGCCTAGGACCAGGATCTGGTTACGAGATGCCCATAGCGCCACGCCCAGATGCTTACTCACAG GTCAATTCTCCTGGCTTCCATGTCCTTGGCGACTCACATCAACCCCCAGCTCCCGTTGAGGGCGCCATGCTCCGAATCTGTCGCAACCTGCAGAACCTCCGCCGGGAATTCGACTCGAGGAAGATCGGGTGCCACCCGTCCAGTTCGGTGGGAGGCACGCCCGGTACCAGTACCACCAACGAATCACAAGACACCAGTAACCACTCCTCAATG ATTCATCAATCGTCACCATGGGCAACGGCAGCAAACATGGCGTCACCCCTCGCGTCCTCCATGTCCCCGGTCGGTCAACAGCCCCAGATGCCCGGCCAGAACCCGATCAACAGCTGCATGGCACCGCAGTCAACACTCCCATCCTTTATGGGCGTCCCTGCCCATCAAATGAACAACACCGGGGTCATGAACCCTATGTCCAACATGACCTCGATGACCTCTATGCCTACCAGTATGCCGCCCTCATCGGGGACCGCACCGGTCAGCAGTCCGAGCTCGAACTTCATGTCCAGCGTCGGCGGCCTCAACGCCGCAGCGTACAACGGACAGTACACCGATATGCACCCGACCGTAGAGGGCGTCGGAGGCGTGGATCGTCGTACTAACAGCATCGCAGCACTCAGGCTCAGAGCAAAGGAACATAGTTCGGTCATGGGAATGATGAATGGTTACTCGTAA